In one Candidatus Poribacteria bacterium genomic region, the following are encoded:
- a CDS encoding nucleotide pyrophosphohydrolase, whose amino-acid sequence MDGRVRGIKEFQRLIEEIYFDRDNRRGVEGTFVWFVEEVGELAKEIRRRDRERLMEEFSDVFAWLSTLASLLDIDLEEAAQRYARGCPKCGKKPCQC is encoded by the coding sequence ATGGATGGTAGGGTCAGAGGGATAAAGGAGTTTCAGAGGCTGATAGAGGAGATCTATTTCGACCGCGATAACCGCAGAGGCGTCGAGGGAACGTTCGTCTGGTTCGTCGAGGAGGTCGGCGAGCTGGCGAAGGAGATCAGAAGACGGGATAGGGAGAGGCTTATGGAGGAGTTCAGCGATGTCTTCGCCTGGCTCTCCACATTAGCGAGCCTCCTCGACATAGATCTGGAGGAGGCCGCGCAGAGATATGCCCGCGGCTGCCCGAAATGCGGGAAAAAACCCTGTCAATGTTGA
- a CDS encoding NTP transferase domain-containing protein, producing the protein MKTAVILAAGLGTKVWPYGEFRQKCTLPVANTPMVRRLALQLKELGFSRLIVVTGHYRQQVQGTLADIEGVEFVTQSDPSEGSATAVLTALPTGIDEEFLIAYGDVVTADENLKKLIQSFESSDAEAAALVQRLDRERPNDWICAGVSGDRLTGLEGHPRGGSYRVCGIYAFKPSAYEYIRRNPGIFTRVPVGGMPPPEAELAQSVQIMLDEGRDVLAVECDEFFVDVDKPWHLLEANGRLVDYMARRIEEDRIASGVRIHDSAEINGRVILAEGTRIGPRVVINGTLIAGRDNNITNGAILNGRIFVGDGCRISDYSLVTGHTSIGHRCIIGHGAEMSGVLMDKVYLYHYCEMFGVFGTATDIGAATVCGTLRFDDEDTVHRVKGRPEVPPIGANAIYMGEFCRTGVNAIIMPGCKIGSYSIIGPGVILYEDVPSKTMVLAKQELIKKEWGPKRYGW; encoded by the coding sequence TTTGGCCCTATGGCGAGTTCAGACAGAAATGCACTTTACCCGTCGCCAACACGCCCATGGTAAGAAGGCTGGCGTTGCAGCTGAAGGAGCTGGGATTCAGTAGGTTGATCGTTGTGACGGGCCATTACAGGCAGCAGGTTCAAGGGACCTTAGCGGATATCGAAGGGGTGGAGTTCGTAACCCAGTCCGATCCCTCCGAGGGAAGCGCAACCGCCGTGCTCACCGCCCTGCCGACCGGAATCGATGAGGAGTTCTTAATCGCTTATGGGGACGTGGTCACGGCTGATGAAAACCTGAAAAAGCTCATCCAGTCCTTCGAGAGCTCTGATGCTGAGGCCGCCGCTTTGGTCCAAAGGCTCGATCGTGAAAGGCCTAACGACTGGATCTGCGCCGGGGTGTCGGGCGATAGGCTGACGGGTCTTGAGGGACATCCCCGCGGCGGATCATATCGCGTCTGTGGCATATATGCCTTCAAACCCTCCGCATATGAGTATATCCGCAGGAATCCGGGGATCTTCACGCGCGTGCCCGTCGGCGGCATGCCTCCCCCTGAGGCTGAGCTGGCTCAGTCGGTGCAGATCATGTTGGACGAGGGGAGAGACGTCCTGGCGGTGGAGTGTGATGAGTTCTTCGTGGATGTGGATAAACCCTGGCATCTGTTGGAGGCAAACGGCAGGCTGGTAGATTACATGGCCAGGAGGATCGAGGAGGATCGGATAGCTTCCGGAGTGCGGATCCACGATTCGGCCGAGATAAACGGCAGGGTGATCCTGGCCGAAGGCACGCGTATCGGACCGAGGGTCGTCATAAACGGCACGCTGATAGCCGGCAGAGACAACAACATCACCAACGGCGCCATCCTCAACGGCAGGATATTCGTCGGGGATGGATGCCGTATCAGCGATTACTCCCTGGTCACAGGGCATACCTCGATAGGCCATAGATGCATAATCGGCCACGGAGCGGAGATGTCAGGCGTGCTGATGGATAAGGTCTATCTCTATCATTATTGCGAGATGTTCGGGGTGTTCGGCACGGCGACCGACATAGGTGCGGCAACGGTGTGCGGGACGCTGAGGTTCGACGACGAAGATACCGTCCATCGGGTTAAGGGGCGGCCAGAGGTGCCGCCGATAGGCGCAAATGCCATATATATGGGCGAGTTCTGCCGCACGGGCGTCAACGCCATCATAATGCCGGGGTGTAAGATCGGCTCATATAGCATCATCGGGCCGGGGGTTATCCTCTACGAGGATGTGCCGAGTAAGACCATGGTGCTAGCTAAACAGGAGCTAATCAAAAAGGAATGGGGGCCGAAAAGATATGGATGGTAG